The following is a genomic window from Capnocytophaga stomatis.
AGTATTTATCAAAAAGGTATTCAGAAACAAAACAGACAATACGTACACTTGAGCAAAGATTTGGAAACCGCTCAAAAAGTAGGTAGCCGACACGGAGAAGTTTTTGTTTTTCAGATAGATACTTGCAAAATGCTCAATGAAGGATATTTGTTCTACCTTTCGGAAAATGGTGTTTGGCTCACTGATGAAGTTCCCTCAAGATTTTTAAGTTCTTATGATGAACTTATAGAGTAAAAACAATTTGAAAATAAAACAATGGGAAATTTAAAATTAAAAGGAAAAGATATATTAAAGTTAGGATATCCTAATAATCAATCGGTTAATGTGGCGTTGGAAGTAATGAAACGCAATTTTAACGATAAAAATCAGGCGTATATAAAATCTTTATTGAAAGAAATTTTGGCAAACCCGAAAGATTTTGAAAAACATCTGACTTTCGGGCAAATCGCCGAAGCCTTGCTTTCTTCCAAAAAAACAGAAAAACGCCAACTCAATGCCCAAAGAGCTGATTTTAAAATCTTTGGAAGTAACATTTCGGAAGAAGCCAAAAACCAACTTTACACGGCTTTAAAACTGCCCATCTCGGTAAACGGAGCGTTGATGCCCGATGCTCACAGTGGTTACGGCTTGCCTATCGGAGGTGTTTTAGCAGTAGAAAACGCTGTAATTCCGTATGGCGTGGGATTGGATATTGGTTGCCGTATGTGTTTGAGTATCTTAGATGTACCCGTTTCATATCTCGATGGTGCGAAGGACAAATACGAAAAAATGCTCGTGGAACACACCAAGTTTGGAATGTATGAAACACATAAATCACATATTGAACACGAAATTTTCGACCGAGATACTTTCGACCTTATTCCAATCCTTAAACGATTGAAAGGCAAAGCTATCAAGCAAATGGGAACTTCCGGCGGAGGCAATCATTTTGTGGAATTCGGAGAGGTAGAAATTCTGGAGGAAGACCCGCAAATCGGGTTACCGAAAGGCAAATATCTGGGCATTTTATCGCACAGTGGTTCGCGAGGTTTCGGGGCGGAAATTGCTCAATATTACGTACGAAAAGCAATAGAACAATGTCCGTTACCTAAAGAAGCTCAGCAATTTGCGTGGCTCGACCTCAGTACGCATCTCGGTTTGGAGTATTGGACAGCGATGAACCTTGCCGGAGATTATGCTTCGGCTTGTCATTACGATATTCATCGCCGGCTGATAAAAGCCATTGGTGGGCGACTCAAGGCACGGATTGAAAATCATCATAATTTTGCTTGGAAAGAAGTTCACAACGGCAAAGAAGTTATCGTTCATCGCAAAGGGGCGACTCCCGCAGGTGAAGGAGAACTTGGCATTATTCCCGCATCGATGACGGAGAAAGGTTTTATCGTTCGCGGAAGAGGAAATACTGATTCGTTGTGTTCGGCATCGCACGGTGCAGGAAGGCTTCATTCGCGAGCTGCGTGCAAAACACTTTTCACTCAAAGCGACATCAAAAAAGAACTGAAAAACAAGAAAGTAACACTCATCGGAGGTAATGCCGAAGAAGCTCCAATGGCATACAAAAACATCAATGAGGTGATGAATGCCCAAACCGATTTGGTAGATATTTTAGGTCGCTTTCAACCCAGAATTGTGAGAATGGAGTCGTAGTACGGCAGGCATTTTTTTGCCAAAATGAAGAAAATAAATTACGGGTAACATTATAGCCCAAAACAAAAGGACGTGTAAAATACGTCCTTTTTTGTTTGTAAAAGTTAATATATTGATTTGATGTGAAATATATGTTATAATCTTCTTTATCAAGATGAATATCTCCTCATTCTTGATTAAATTCTAATTCGCAATATTCGCCATAACAAACATCTTCATCATTGAAATAAAGGCAATTGGGTACGGAAGGAATAGGAGCTAAGGTTTGTATATAATCGATAAATTTTTCCATTTTTTTAATTTAATGATTTTGAAAAACTTTACTTGGTGTTCCTCCATAAAAAGTTTTAAATTCCTTGATAAAATGCGATTGGTCGTAATAGCCCATATCATAAAATAGTTGATTGTCAGTGTTTTGTATAGAAATTTTATTATTCATAAAAGACTGAAAACGAACTACTTGGCTGAAAGTTTTTGCCGTGTCACCAATGTAAAATTCAAATAATCGGCGGAGATGACGAGGGCTAATTCCTGTGTCTAAATCTCTCAATATCCGTGTATTACCTCTTGATTTTAGAATAATTTCCAAAGCTTTGGAAAATCGATTGTCTATACTAAAATCAGCCTTCTCCAAAAATTTGATAAAAAATGTATCTAATTTATTTTTAATCTGTTGCAAATTTTGTGTGTTACTGAATTTTTGTACAATAAATGTCGCCAAATCGGACAAAACTAAATCCAAACGAATATCATTATTGCTCAATTCCTTAGCATCTTGCTTGAAAATCAACGGAAAAGCAGAGGGCAAAAATCGCACTCCCACATAGTTAAATTGGTTGCCCAGAGGAAATTCGGTATAACTTTTACAAAAGCCCATAAGGTAACTCTCTTCGGGATTATTCAACTCAAAAAAGACATCCATACAACCATCGGAAATCACTCTATGTTGATAGTTTTCAGTAAGTTGTAGTTCCGTTTTGAGTTGCCAATAACAATAGATAAAAGGCAATAACTTCTCATTGGGAAAAATTTCCGTATAAGAAACATTATCAGCGAATTGGGCTATCGGCTGAAAAGGTTTGTAAAAATGACGTATATTTAAAAGAGATTGCAAATTTTCAGATTTTTAGCAAAAGTACAATGTTTTATTCAAACTTTTGATGTATGATTTGTTTTTGAATAAAATTCTTAAAAAATAAAAAAAACGCACATTGTAGCGTTTTTTGGTAAAATATTATGCGTAAATCTATTTTTTAGTTACAACTAAAATCACACCATTTTTGCCTTTTTCTCCGTAAGCGTCTGTGGATTTTTTGTTTTTTAAAACGGTTATAGATTCAATATTTTTAGGGTCTATCTTTTCTAAATTACTGATATCTAATTCTTTTCCATCTACAATTAGTAACGCATCATTGGTGATTTTTGATTTTTCAACCTCCTTGTTTGGCTCGGTGGAAAGTTTCTTGGTAGTTACTTTGATTACGCCTTTTTTCCCTTTTTCTCCATAAGCTCCAATAGATTTTTTGTCTTTTAAAACCGAAATACTTGCAATTTCGTCAGGGTTTATTTGCTGTAATACAGAATTTTCCACTTTTTTTTCATCTAAAATCACAATAACTTCAGGGTCATTTATAATATCCTGATTTTTTGCGTTTTTGTGACCAACAACTTCAATTTCAGAAGTGTTTTTTGTCTCCTTTTCTTGTGCTTGTAATGTTTCGTTTGAAAATAAAAACATTACTGCACTTGTTGCTAAAATGAGCGTTCCGTAGCTCCATTTGGCTTTTCCTGTTGATTTGTCTCTCATTGTCATATAAATACGTTTTTTTAAATTACTTGTTTCAAAATTGTGTGCAAAGGCTACTTTCTTGGCTCCAACACACTGGATTATCAATTCTTTACGGTATAAATTAGCATTGTTTGTTTGCTGAATTGCCTTTTGGTCAGCTTGAAATTCGTGAACTTGCATAAGCTCCTTTTTGAGTAGCCAAACAAACGGATTCCACCAGAATAAGATGCGATACAATTCAGTAAAAAGTAAATCCCACGAATGACGATAAGCAGCGTGAGCCATTTCGTGAAATATCACATTTTCAGAATAATACGTTGGATTTTTTTCCGAAAGCACAATATATTTGAACCAACTAAACGGAAGCACATTCTCTGTTGTAATATGCACGAAAACACCATTTGGAAGTTGCTTTTTTTGGGAGTTTTTCAAAATTCTTATAAGTGACACTAAACCAATGATATAGCGAAAACTAAAGAATAGAACTCCTAATCCGTAAATTGTTATTAAAAAATTATAAATCAGTTGGTTATTGGTGTTTTTAGCTACTTCGATTTTATCATTTTTTTCAGCAAGTGGAAGCAGAAAATCTGACGAGGTTTGTACTTCTTTCAGAAAATTGAATTCAGGTAAGTTGATTTTTGTAAAAGGAAGCAAAATTCCACCTGCGAAAATTAACAAAATGATGATTCGGTTTGCTTGATGAAATGTATTTCCGCTGATGAAAAAGCGATATGCAATCCATAGTACTCCTGTGAAAATTAGGTTTTTAAATCCAAATAAAAGTAAATTTTCCATAGAATAATCAGGATTTATTATCAATTTCATCTAATAGTTTTCGGATTTCCTCTACCGACAATTTTTCGGACTTTATAAACGTATTTACCACATTCAGATATGAATTTCCGAAGTATTTTTTTACCACATTCTTTAGCGTTCGGTTTTGATAATCTTCTTTTGAAATGATGGCAAAATACTGATATGACGTTCCGAAAGCCTCGTGTGATAAAAAACCTTTCTCTTCCAATGCTCTTACATAAGTGGAAATTGTGTTAAAATGAGGTTTTGGTTCATCGTACTTTTCTAAAATTTGCTTTACAAACAGTTTTCCTTCTTGCCAAAAAAAAGACATAATTTCTTCCTCTTTTGATGTTAAGTTTTTCATTTTTATATATTTATAGTTAATGAATGAGATAACGAATTTATTTTGATGCAAATGTAAACTAAAAAAATAAGTTAAACAACTATTTTTCATAGTTTTTAAACTATAATTTTTAGTTTTATTTGATTTGACAAAAAAAGAAAACAGTAGCTAAATTAATAACTACTGTTTCGTATTTAAAAAGATTCTATTTTTCTATTGTGCAATTCCCAGAACCTCAATGTCAAAAATTAAATCACTATTTGGTGGAATAACTCCTTGAGCTCCTCTTTCTCCGTAGGCTAAGGCAGAAGGGATGAAGACACGCACTTTTTCACCCACTTTTAGGGTAAGTAAAGCTTCTTTAAATCCGGGGATTAACTGTGCAGATTTGCTGTATTGCATAGGTATCGGGGTGTATCCATTGCCTCTGTCGCGAGCAATGTTGTATTTTCCGAAAGCCTCTTCAACCTCTTTTATATTTGAGTCAAACAACGTACCATCAGTTAGATATCCTGCATAATTTACTAAAACTTGCTGTGTGTGCTTAGGAGTTTCTCCTTTGCTTTCTTTCAAAGTAAAAATTTTAACTCCTGAAGGAAGGGCTTTAGCTTTAGGTTCTTGCTCTTTTACTTCAGCTAAGAAAGAATTTACAGCTTCTTTGATTTTATTTTCTCTTTCTTTCTCTCTTTTTTCTGCGTTGGCAAAATAATCTTCGATGGTTTTTGTAGCATTGAATTTTTCAGCTTCTTTTCCGTTGCGGATAATCAAAACATTGTTGATTTTCACGTCTTCAACAGGTCTGTTAGCTTCTGCAGTGGCTACATTGGCGATAGAATCAATTACTTCCAATCCTTCAACGGTTTCGCCGAAAACAGTGTGTCTGCCATCCAAATGAGGAGTTGGCACGTGAGTTATAAAGAACTGACTACCATTGGTTGCGGGACCTGCATTAGCCATTGATAGAATTCCTTTTTTGTCGTGTTTTAAATGCTCAACAAATTCATCTTCAAAACGATAGCCCGGGTCGCCCATTCCTGTTCCTGTTGGGTCGCCGCCTTGAATCATAAAATCCTTGATAACACGATGAAAAATTACACCATTGTAGTAAGGTTTTCCTTTAAATTCGCTTTTTACAAAAGAGTTTGTACCCTCAGCCAATGTTACAAAGTTTGCCACAGTAACGGGTGTTTCTTTATAGTTAAGTTTTATGACGATATTCCCTTTATTAGTCTGAATATCAGCAAATAATCCATCTCCTAAGTTAGACGTTTTCTGTGATTTACAACTGAAGAAAATTGCCGTTGCAAATAACAACATAATTACATTCATTCGTTTCATAAAATATTGATTTTTAATTAAATTTTACTTTAAAATTTGATTGATTTAATTTGGTTTCTGAATTGTATCTTTTTGATTATTAATTATTTCCTGTGTATTTTTATTTTTTTCAATTTTTGTTACTCGTATTTTTGCAATAATGGGTTGATTGCTTTCAATTTTGTCTTTATCTCCACGATATCCGTAGGCAATTTCCGAAGGAAAAAAGAAAACGCCACTTTCTGCTTCTTTCAAAATTTTTAAAGCAGACCGAAGTCCTAAGAAAAGCTCTTCTTTTTCAACAAAATATTGATAATCACCTTCTTTTGATTCTTCATAAATTTCATTTCCGTTGATGTCGGAAATGCTGTAGTTGTAAGTTACCTTGTCCCCAAACTCAGCTGTGTAAGTAGCCTCAGGGTTTTGCCGAGTGTAATAGAACTTGAATCCGTGTTCTGAATCAATAAAATGGTGTAATGTATCTTTTTTGATGATGGAATCAATGAGAGCTTCCTCCGAACTGAGTAATTTTTTATTTTTTTCCGCTGACTCTTTCAGAAAAGTATTACCGCTTTTAACAGAAATAGGACGACGAGCTTGTTTCTCGTTGCAAGCTATTCCCAAAACCGTTACCGCAATCAAAAAAATCCATTTTTTTAACATAACTTATTTATTTTTAGGTTGTTAATGGAATTCAGGTAATATTTTCAGAAAATAAGCAGTAGCTTCTTCCATTGAGCCGTCAAATCTTCCTCCGGCAGCGTTGATATGTCCGCCTCCATTGAAAAATCTGCGTGCAAAAGCATTCACATCGTGCTGATTTTTAGAACGAAAAGAAATTTTTATATAATTTTTCTCTTGAATAAAAATGGCAGCTAATTTTGAATCTTTAATGGTTAAACCATAATTTACAAAACCATCAGTATCACCTTTTTGGCAATTATGATTAGCCAATTCCTCTGAAGTCAGTGTAATGTAAGCGGTGTTGTGTTCCTTTAGGTAAACCATATTTTTAAGAGCTACACTCATTAGTTGTATTCTGTCATAGGAATTATTCTCAAATACATTACTGTTGATTTGGCTATTATTAGCACCTTTTTCAATCAAAAAAGAAGCTATTTTAAATGTATTGCTCGTTGTTGAGGCATATTTAAAATTGCCTGTATCGGTCATAATACCTGTGTACAAGCAAGTTGCAATAGTTTGATTAATAGCGTTTTTATCACCCATTGCATCAATGAAAGAATAAATCATTGAACACGTGGAGCTTGCATTAGGATTGGAAAATGTGATTTTGGCGTAATCTTCAGGGGCCTGATGATGGTCAATCATAATGAAAGTAGCTTCCGAGGATTCTAACAATGGGGTTAGCGTATCAGCTCGCTTGAGTGAATTGAAATCCAATGTGAAAATCAACTTTGATTTTTCAATTTGTTCAGTAGCCGCTTTGGGGTCATTGTCATAAATCACAATGTTCTCAGCTTCGGGTAACCACTTGAAAAAATCTGGGAAATCGTTAGGTGATACTACCTTAACATCTTGATTATGAGTTTTTAAATAATGATACAATCCCAAACAACTTCCTATTGCATCGCCATCAGGATTTTTGTGAGGGATAATGCTTATTTTCAATCGCTTATCAAGCAATAACTTTATAGTTTCAATGTCATAAATATTCATACAAGTTGCGAAGATACAATAATATTTTATTTATCAGAATAAAGATTCATCTTTTTGAAAAAGTTTATTCAATTTTTATTCATTATAAATATTATTACTCTTGATTTTTTTGATGGAATCCTTGATAAATACGAGGCTGACTCCTATTATAAATCCGAAAAAAGTCCAAATGGCAACAATCATTCCCCGTTTAGGTTTTGAACGCTCGTTTGGCACACTAACAGGTTCAACAATCGTGAAGATAGGATGCTCTTCTTTTACTTTTATTCGCTTGGCTTCTACCTGTTTAGCAAGTTCAGAGTACACATTGAAAGAAAGATTGTAATCAGATTGCAATTGTTCCAATCTTGTTTGTGGCAACGAACCGAAAAGGTCTCTGTTTCTGTCCTGAAACTGAGCCAAAGCAAATTGTTTCGCTTTAAAATCACTTTTGGCTTCTTCGTATCGTTGTTCGATGAATTTTAGCTCTTCATTGGCTTTTTGGGTTTTAAATTCCGTCACAGTTTCCTGCAACAGTGTTTGCGTACTCTGCAACATTTGAGCAGCAGCCAAAGCCTCTGGCATTGAGTATGATAGAGAAATTATTCCCTCTTTTTCATCGATATCGATTGCTAATTGCCCGCTGATGCCGTCTAAAATATTTCTGTCTTCAAGTGATAAAGACCAAATAGAATCTGTTTTTTCAGAAGTTACTGACTTTTCATCATTCTTTTTACCGAATAACAAACTTGGCAAACCAATTGTGTATTTTTTAATGTTGCCAAGAATTCCGGGTTTGGCGTATTCTTTACAATACTTCTCGTAAGAAATGACTTCGTTTAAATCATTGAATTTTAATGGGGTTTGTATAAGTTTTTTTCTAAAAGGAATGCTTTCTACTATTTTCGGATAAGTGTTTAACGGAATACTTTCTGTTGAGCTCCCTCCTAAATTGATTCCAGCCATAGCCGCAAGCCCTCCCAATCCGCCAACGGACATTTTATCACCAGAGGTTTGAGGAATCATAACCGTGACAGCTGTGTATTGTTTCGGAGATATCAAAGCAATGATTATTCCCAAAATGAAGAAAAATAATGTGAATTTCAAAATAGATTTTCGTTTAATCCACAGTTTGTGAAATAGTTCAAGCAAATCTATTTCGTCTTCGTTTTTATGTTGATTACTATCCATTGTTATTTTTTTAACACATTAAAAATTAGTACTCCCATTGTTGTTATTGCAGAGATAATTCCAATAGTTTCGGAAGTTGAAAGTCGTTGACGTTCAGGTTTTGAAGGTACGATAATTATAGCACCGGGTTCCAACTCCGGATAATTCTTAAAGAAAAGAGAATTATTAGTGGATTTAATATCTCCATTGGCATACATCACGTATATAGAACGTTTTTTTGCTCTGTCGGAAAAGCCCCCGGCACGATTTACGTATTCTCTCAAGGACAATCCTCTTTCATAACGTACCAGTGATGGTGCCAGAACTTCTCCTTTGATTTCAATGGTTTGTTTTTCAGAAGGAATCAATAAAACGTCACCTTCGCTCAAAATTAAATCGTATTTACTATGTTTGTTCTCTAAAATCTTTTTTAAATCAATCCCGATGCGATATTCGGTTGATTTTTTTTCTATCTTTTTTAAAGCCTGATTGTTGTCACTTCCGATTTTGCTTGCCATAACCATTTCATCAAGAAATTGCTCTTGCTTGATGTCACCTTCATCTAATTTTTTCCGAACGAGCGTAGCACCTCTAACATAGGCATAAGGCGAAAAACCTCCCACTCGTTCAATAAGGTCGGAAATGCGTTCATCTTTACTGCGAATGCTGTATATTCCCGGATATAAAACTTCTCCTTCCACAGTAACGGTTTGCATTGGTGTGTAACCTTTTATATATCTAACTGATACAATATCATTAGGTTGCAATTTAATAGTGTCGCCTTCTGCCGGTATTAACTCATTGTTAGAAGAAACTTTGAAATCTCGGCTAAGTTTTCTGAAATCGCCATCGTTAATTTCTCGGAAAATATCAATTGTTGAAGCATCTGCCCCTTGCGAAAGCCCACCTGCCAAAGCAATAACATCGCCAACGGTCATATTTTCCATAAAAGGAAGTTCTTTTGGCTTATTAACAGCTCCTTCTACCTTGATGAAACGAGCCATTTGAAGAGAATCTTTATAGAAAATATGAATACTGTCATTATCTATCAGAGGAATATTATTTTTTTCTTCAATTAAATCTTTTACGGAAAAATTGATGGTTTGATAATCTACACGATTTAAAGTTCTGAATATCAGTCCTCTTTCCAAAGAAGCTTCTTTTCTTACTCCATTTGCCCGATTTAACAAATCATAAGCAGTCATTCCTTCTTTAAATTCGTACGTACCTGGTTGATAAACAGCTCCTCCAATGCTTAATCTGTTTTGATATTCGTCTGTAATTGGGTGTACTTTTAGTTTGTCTCCATTTTGTATCAAGAAGCTTGAAATATCCTCAAAAGCTACTTCTTTTACTTCCCGTTTTGCATTTTTGATACGCTCAACAACCAAAGTGTTAGTAAAAGCATCCGAAGTAAAACCTCCGAAGAAGGTAATTAAGTTAGCCAGAGATTCTCCGTCTTTAGTTTCATATGCTCCTTTGCGTTTTACTTCTCCTTCAATTAATACTCTATTTAAGTAAGGAGGAACTATGATAACATCTTGATCTTTAAGAGGTAAATTGCCTTTTTCACTTCCGTGAATCAGAAAATCATAAACGTCAAAAGTAGCTATTTTTTGTCCGTTACGAACCAAATTAATTTCCCTGAAAGAACCATTTTCCGTTGGACCTCCACAAGCGTACAAGGCATTCAAAACGGTTGATAAAGCACTCAAGGAATATGTTCCGGGAACAGTAACTTCTCCTATTATGTTCACTTTCACGGTTCTTACTTGGGTGATTGTAACTCCCGTATAAACTTTGTTATAACTACCATTAGGCGCCGAAATACCGGAGTAAATTCGTTTCAAGTAAGAATTGATTTTTGTTTTGACATCTTCAAAAGACAAACCCGAAACATTAATCTTCCCGATAGCGTTTATGAATATATTTCCTTGTGTATCAACTTTTTGTTTGAAAGAACCTTCTGTGGCTCCCCAAACCTCAATTAAAAGTTCATCGCCCGGACCTACCTGATAATTTTCAGGAGTTGCCATATTCATATTTGGAGTGAATGAAATTTTCGGATTTTTGAAAAAATTCATCCCGAAAATAGAATCTTTCTTATTTTTGAGTGCTAAAGAATCCTTATTTTCATTTCCTGTAAATCCGAAAGATTCTTCCTCTTTGTCCTGAAAAGAATAATCTTCAACCTGATTACCAGACTTTTTGCTTGTTGAAAGTTGTAAAATACGCTGTCTTAACTTCATAGCTTGTATGTCCGACATACCTCGCATTCTGGCAGCTGTAATAAGCTGGTCTAACGTATATCCTTGACTTTGAGCCTTTATCCAATAAGTCTTGAGCTGCTCATCTGATATTTTATCAAGATTTATTGAAGAAATTTGCTGAGGGTCAATGTTTACGTTATTACCGTTGTTATTTTGAGATACAACTGTTTGAAAACTTCCAATAAAAAGGAAAAATATAATT
Proteins encoded in this region:
- a CDS encoding AraC family transcriptional regulator, which codes for MQSLLNIRHFYKPFQPIAQFADNVSYTEIFPNEKLLPFIYCYWQLKTELQLTENYQHRVISDGCMDVFFELNNPEESYLMGFCKSYTEFPLGNQFNYVGVRFLPSAFPLIFKQDAKELSNNDIRLDLVLSDLATFIVQKFSNTQNLQQIKNKLDTFFIKFLEKADFSIDNRFSKALEIILKSRGNTRILRDLDTGISPRHLRRLFEFYIGDTAKTFSQVVRFQSFMNNKISIQNTDNQLFYDMGYYDQSHFIKEFKTFYGGTPSKVFQNH
- a CDS encoding BlaI/MecI/CopY family transcriptional regulator translates to MKNLTSKEEEIMSFFWQEGKLFVKQILEKYDEPKPHFNTISTYVRALEEKGFLSHEAFGTSYQYFAIISKEDYQNRTLKNVVKKYFGNSYLNVVNTFIKSEKLSVEEIRKLLDEIDNKS
- the gldI gene encoding gliding motility-associated peptidyl-prolyl isomerase GldI, which encodes MLKKWIFLIAVTVLGIACNEKQARRPISVKSGNTFLKESAEKNKKLLSSEEALIDSIIKKDTLHHFIDSEHGFKFYYTRQNPEATYTAEFGDKVTYNYSISDINGNEIYEESKEGDYQYFVEKEELFLGLRSALKILKEAESGVFFFPSEIAYGYRGDKDKIESNQPIIAKIRVTKIEKNKNTQEIINNQKDTIQKPN
- a CDS encoding DHH family phosphoesterase, coding for MNIYDIETIKLLLDKRLKISIIPHKNPDGDAIGSCLGLYHYLKTHNQDVKVVSPNDFPDFFKWLPEAENIVIYDNDPKAATEQIEKSKLIFTLDFNSLKRADTLTPLLESSEATFIMIDHHQAPEDYAKITFSNPNASSTCSMIYSFIDAMGDKNAINQTIATCLYTGIMTDTGNFKYASTTSNTFKIASFLIEKGANNSQINSNVFENNSYDRIQLMSVALKNMVYLKEHNTAYITLTSEELANHNCQKGDTDGFVNYGLTIKDSKLAAIFIQEKNYIKISFRSKNQHDVNAFARRFFNGGGHINAAGGRFDGSMEEATAYFLKILPEFH
- a CDS encoding M56 family metallopeptidase, which encodes MKLIINPDYSMENLLLFGFKNLIFTGVLWIAYRFFISGNTFHQANRIIILLIFAGGILLPFTKINLPEFNFLKEVQTSSDFLLPLAEKNDKIEVAKNTNNQLIYNFLITIYGLGVLFFSFRYIIGLVSLIRILKNSQKKQLPNGVFVHITTENVLPFSWFKYIVLSEKNPTYYSENVIFHEMAHAAYRHSWDLLFTELYRILFWWNPFVWLLKKELMQVHEFQADQKAIQQTNNANLYRKELIIQCVGAKKVAFAHNFETSNLKKRIYMTMRDKSTGKAKWSYGTLILATSAVMFLFSNETLQAQEKETKNTSEIEVVGHKNAKNQDIINDPEVIVILDEKKVENSVLQQINPDEIASISVLKDKKSIGAYGEKGKKGVIKVTTKKLSTEPNKEVEKSKITNDALLIVDGKELDISNLEKIDPKNIESITVLKNKKSTDAYGEKGKNGVILVVTKK
- a CDS encoding RtcB family protein; the encoded protein is MGNLKLKGKDILKLGYPNNQSVNVALEVMKRNFNDKNQAYIKSLLKEILANPKDFEKHLTFGQIAEALLSSKKTEKRQLNAQRADFKIFGSNISEEAKNQLYTALKLPISVNGALMPDAHSGYGLPIGGVLAVENAVIPYGVGLDIGCRMCLSILDVPVSYLDGAKDKYEKMLVEHTKFGMYETHKSHIEHEIFDRDTFDLIPILKRLKGKAIKQMGTSGGGNHFVEFGEVEILEEDPQIGLPKGKYLGILSHSGSRGFGAEIAQYYVRKAIEQCPLPKEAQQFAWLDLSTHLGLEYWTAMNLAGDYASACHYDIHRRLIKAIGGRLKARIENHHNFAWKEVHNGKEVIVHRKGATPAGEGELGIIPASMTEKGFIVRGRGNTDSLCSASHGAGRLHSRAACKTLFTQSDIKKELKNKKVTLIGGNAEEAPMAYKNINEVMNAQTDLVDILGRFQPRIVRMES
- a CDS encoding Wzz/FepE/Etk N-terminal domain-containing protein, producing the protein MDSNQHKNEDEIDLLELFHKLWIKRKSILKFTLFFFILGIIIALISPKQYTAVTVMIPQTSGDKMSVGGLGGLAAMAGINLGGSSTESIPLNTYPKIVESIPFRKKLIQTPLKFNDLNEVISYEKYCKEYAKPGILGNIKKYTIGLPSLLFGKKNDEKSVTSEKTDSIWSLSLEDRNILDGISGQLAIDIDEKEGIISLSYSMPEALAAAQMLQSTQTLLQETVTEFKTQKANEELKFIEQRYEEAKSDFKAKQFALAQFQDRNRDLFGSLPQTRLEQLQSDYNLSFNVYSELAKQVEAKRIKVKEEHPIFTIVEPVSVPNERSKPKRGMIVAIWTFFGFIIGVSLVFIKDSIKKIKSNNIYNE
- a CDS encoding peptidylprolyl isomerase: MKRMNVIMLLFATAIFFSCKSQKTSNLGDGLFADIQTNKGNIVIKLNYKETPVTVANFVTLAEGTNSFVKSEFKGKPYYNGVIFHRVIKDFMIQGGDPTGTGMGDPGYRFEDEFVEHLKHDKKGILSMANAGPATNGSQFFITHVPTPHLDGRHTVFGETVEGLEVIDSIANVATAEANRPVEDVKINNVLIIRNGKEAEKFNATKTIEDYFANAEKREKERENKIKEAVNSFLAEVKEQEPKAKALPSGVKIFTLKESKGETPKHTQQVLVNYAGYLTDGTLFDSNIKEVEEAFGKYNIARDRGNGYTPIPMQYSKSAQLIPGFKEALLTLKVGEKVRVFIPSALAYGERGAQGVIPPNSDLIFDIEVLGIAQ
- a CDS encoding SLBB domain-containing protein codes for the protein MPKIKLLIIFFLFIGSFQTVVSQNNNGNNVNIDPQQISSINLDKISDEQLKTYWIKAQSQGYTLDQLITAARMRGMSDIQAMKLRQRILQLSTSKKSGNQVEDYSFQDKEEESFGFTGNENKDSLALKNKKDSIFGMNFFKNPKISFTPNMNMATPENYQVGPGDELLIEVWGATEGSFKQKVDTQGNIFINAIGKINVSGLSFEDVKTKINSYLKRIYSGISAPNGSYNKVYTGVTITQVRTVKVNIIGEVTVPGTYSLSALSTVLNALYACGGPTENGSFREINLVRNGQKIATFDVYDFLIHGSEKGNLPLKDQDVIIVPPYLNRVLIEGEVKRKGAYETKDGESLANLITFFGGFTSDAFTNTLVVERIKNAKREVKEVAFEDISSFLIQNGDKLKVHPITDEYQNRLSIGGAVYQPGTYEFKEGMTAYDLLNRANGVRKEASLERGLIFRTLNRVDYQTINFSVKDLIEEKNNIPLIDNDSIHIFYKDSLQMARFIKVEGAVNKPKELPFMENMTVGDVIALAGGLSQGADASTIDIFREINDGDFRKLSRDFKVSSNNELIPAEGDTIKLQPNDIVSVRYIKGYTPMQTVTVEGEVLYPGIYSIRSKDERISDLIERVGGFSPYAYVRGATLVRKKLDEGDIKQEQFLDEMVMASKIGSDNNQALKKIEKKSTEYRIGIDLKKILENKHSKYDLILSEGDVLLIPSEKQTIEIKGEVLAPSLVRYERGLSLREYVNRAGGFSDRAKKRSIYVMYANGDIKSTNNSLFFKNYPELEPGAIIIVPSKPERQRLSTSETIGIISAITTMGVLIFNVLKK